A window from Rhea pennata isolate bPtePen1 chromosome 1, bPtePen1.pri, whole genome shotgun sequence encodes these proteins:
- the PRDX4 gene encoding peroxiredoxin-4: protein MEAGCGARDRRWALPALLLAAAALRGATAEPEEPRRARGDEQCHYYAGGQVYPGEAARLPVSDHSLHLSQAKISKPAPYWEGTAVINGEFKELKLTDYEGKYLVFFFYPLDFTFVCPTEIIAFSDRIEEFRAINTEVVACSVDSKFTHLAWINTPRKQGGLGPMKIPLLSDLTHQISKDYGVYLEDQGHTLRGLFIIDNKRILRQITMNDLPVGRSVDETLRLVQAFQYTDKHGEVCPAGWKPGSETIIPDPAGKLKYFDKLN, encoded by the exons ATGGAGGCGGGCTGCGGAGCGCGGGACCGGCGCtgggcgctgccggcgctgctgctggcggcggcggcgctgcgcggggcgaCGGCGGAGCCCGaggagccgcggcgggcgcggggcgacGAGCAATGCCACTACTACGCGGGCGGACAGGTCTACCCGGGGGAGGCGGCTCGCCTGCCCGTGTCCGACCACTCGCTGCACCTCAGCCAGGCCAAGA TTTCCAAGCCTGCACCATACTGGGAAGGAACAGCAGTCATAAATGGAGAATTTAAGGAGCTGAAGTTAACAGATTACGAAGGAAAATACcttgtcttctttttctatCCTCTTGACTT TACATTTGTATGTCCAACTGAGATAATCGCCTTCAGTGACAGAATTGAAGAATTCAGAGCAATAAATACTGAAGTAGTAGCATGTTCAGTGGACTCAAAGTTCACTCACTTAGCATG GATCAATACTCCTCGAAAACAAGGAGGACTTGGACCAATGAAGATTCCACTTCTTTCAGATTTGACACACCAAATTTCAAAGGACTATGGCGTGTATCTGGAAGATCAAGGGCATACACTTAG AGGCCTTTTCATTATTGACAATAAGAGAATCCTTCGACAGATCACAATGAACGACCTTCCTGTTGGGAGATCAGTGGATGAAACGCTTCGTTTAGTACAAGCATTTCAGTACACAGACAAACATGGAGAAG tttgccCTGCTGGATGGAAGCCTGGCAGTGAAACC ATAATTCCTGATCCTGCTGGgaaactgaagtattttgatAAACTAAACTGA